One Pelobates fuscus isolate aPelFus1 chromosome 8, aPelFus1.pri, whole genome shotgun sequence genomic window carries:
- the LOC134572086 gene encoding structure-specific endonuclease subunit slx1-like: MVVEVEGFYGVYLLYCTNPKYKARIYIGFTVNPERRIQQHNGGKQKGGAWKTSGRGPWEMVLIVHGFPNDIAALRFEWAWQHPHVSRRLSHVPRKTKKQSSFDFHLFVLYHMLRVAPWNRLPLTLRWLRQEYHKELPPLLQPPLHMPLAFGQVRARPISKAVGDKGRSAAEKGQGEGEAEECNVLREVIPQRCRVCYQKVQGEDDSLHCFHPGCSLTAHILCLAKLFLQQEPEHLIPVEGICPSCGHSVLWGDLIRFKKGCYGDLEELSNSQSHWADELQNGS; this comes from the exons ATGGTTGTAGAGGTGGAGGGATTTTATGGCGTGTATCTGCTGTATTGCACTAACCCGAAATATAAAGCTCGGATCTACATCGGATTCACAGTCAACCCAGAGCGACGCATCCAGCAGCACAATGGAGGCAAACAGAAAGGAGGGGCTTGGAAGACCAGTGGGAGGGGCCCATG GGAAATGGTGTTGATCGTCCATGGATTTCCAAATGATATTGCTGCTTTAAGG TTTGAGTGGGCATGGCAGCATCCGCATGTGTCTCGACGCCTCTCACATGTGCCCCGTAAGACCAAGAAGCAGTCCAGCTTTGATTTCCACCTATTTGTCCTCTATCACATGTTACGTGTGGCCCCATGGAACCGTTTGCCCCTCACCTTGCGCTGGCTAAGACAGGAATACCACAAGGagcttccccccctcctccaacCACCTCTGCATATGCCTCTGGCGTTTGGACAAGTGCGGGCTAGGCCAATCTCTAAAGCTGTAGGAGACAAGGGCAGATCAGCAGCGGAGAAaggccagggagagggagaagcaGAGGAGTGTAATGTTCTACGAGAGGTCATCCCTCAGAGATGTCGTGTTTGTTACCAGAAAGTGCAG GGTGAAGACGATTCTTTACACTGCTTCCATCCCGGCTGCTCGCTGACTGCACACATCTTGTGTCTGGCAAAACTCTTCTTACAACAGGAGCCAGAACATCTTATCCCCGTGGAGGGGATCTGCCCCAG CTGTGGCCATTCTGTACTGTGGGGAGATCTGATTAGATTCAAGAAAGGCTGCTACGGAGACTTGGAAGAGCTCTCGAACTCCCAG TCACACTGGGCAGATGAGTTACAGAACGGCTCCTGA